A window of Juglans regia cultivar Chandler chromosome 7, Walnut 2.0, whole genome shotgun sequence contains these coding sequences:
- the LOC109004900 gene encoding uncharacterized protein LOC109004900, translating into MAPHGEAIASPYSRSNNFSKPSRLSSASLQRTVSDISFELSKEAIDLEAVLPQISEVEDAKCECCGMCEECTLEYIDKVRNKFFGKWICGLCAEAVKEEVEKNGGKREEALDSHMSACVRFNKFGRAYPVLFQAEAMREMLKKSKLEGRGVRAKSISPRDKGAGQKKGGIARSSSCISAITREMNDLTMAK; encoded by the coding sequence ATGGCACCTCATGGAGAGGCTATTGCTAGCCCTTACAGCAGGAGCAACAACTTCTCCAAGCCGTCAAGGCTCTCTTCGGCTAGCCTTCAACGAACGGTATCAGATATTTCATTCGAACTTAGCAAGGAAGCGATTGATTTAGAAGCAGTACTCCCTCAAATTTCCGAGGTTGAAGATGCAAAATGCGAGTGCTGTGGCATGTGCGAGGAGTGCACGCTTGAGTACATTGACAAGGTGCGCAACAAGTTCTTCGGAAAGTGGATATGTGGGCTGTGTGCCGAGGCAGTGAAGGAAGAGGtggagaaaaatggagggaagaGAGAGGAGGCTTTGGATTCACATATGAGTGCATGTGTTAGGTTTAACAAATTTGGAAGGGCTTATCCAGTTTTGTTCCAAGCTGAGGCCATGAGAGAGATGTTGAAGAAAAGCAAATTGGAAGGGAGAGGCGTGAGAGCCAAGTCTATTAGTCCTAGGGACAAAGGAGCTGGGCAAAAGAAGGGTGGGATCGCTCGGAGTTCAAGTTGCATTTCGGCAATTACGAGGGAGATGAATGATCTCACCATGGCCAAGTGA
- the LOC109004898 gene encoding casein kinase 1-like protein HD16 encodes MPVLRSGARRGRAAAKQQPNPNPAEVGEAIATRTRRRRAAAEAANNTINNNKQRQHQRGADENVVVARAEEKEKLGLEERGGGGGGGAEEEEEIGEKQMDDCDSGGRSNEKVHAGEDEGSTAPLPEKVQVGGSPMYRIDRKLGKGGFGQVYVGRRVSALSANERTTGSGAVEVALKFEHRSSKGCNYGPPYEWQVYNTLGGSHGVPHVHYKGRQGDYYVMVMDMLGPSLWDVWNNNSHTMSIEMVACIAIEAISILEKMHSRGYVHGDVKPENFLLGPPGTPDEKRLFLVDLGLATRWRDNGTGMHVEYDQRPDVFRGTVRYASVHAHLGRTGSRRDDLESLAYTLVFLLRGRLPWQGYQGENKGFLVCKKKMATSPETMCCFCPLPFRQFVEHVVNLRFDEEPNYAKYISLFDGIICPNLDIRPINTEGAQKLIGHKRARLAVEEEEDDGQPKKKVRLGMPATQWISVYNARRPMKQRYHYNVADARLSQHIEKGNEDGLFISSVASCQNLWALIMDAGTGFTSQVYELSPYFLHKEWIMEQWEKNYYISAIAGATNGSSLVIMSKGTQYLQQSYKVSDSFPYKWINKKWREGFYVTAMATAGIRWGVVMSRGAGFSDQVVELDFLYPSEGIHRRWDYGYRITATAATWDQAAFVLSVPRRKPADETQETLRTSAFPSSHVKEKWGKNLYIASVCYGRTVS; translated from the exons ATGCCGGTACTGCGTAGTGGAGCGCGCAGGGGCCGGGCAGCAGCGAAGCAGCAGCCGAATCCTAATCCGGCCGAAGTTGGGGAAGCTATTGCGACGAGGACACGTCGAAGACGTGCGGCGGCAGAAGCAGCAAACAACACCATCAATAACAACAAACAGAGACAGCACCAAAGAGGGGCCGATGAGAACGTAGTTGTCGCGAGGGCGGAGGAGAAAGAGAAACTAGGATTGGAGGAACGTGGCGGTGGCGGCGGTGGCGGtgcggaggaggaggaggagatagGGGAGAAGCAGATGGATGACTGCGATAGCGGTGGGAGGAGTAATGAAAAGGTGCATGCCGGTGAAGACGAAGGAAGCACCGCCCCGCTTCCTGAGAAG GTTCAAGTCGGTGGTTCCCCGATGTACAGAATAGATAGAAAGTTGGGCAAGGGTGGGTTTGGACAAGTGTATGTTGGTCGGCGTGTTTCTGCTTTAAGTGCAAATGAGAGAACTACAGGCTCTGGAGCTGTGGAG GTGGCCTTAAAATTTGAGCACAGAAGTAGCAAAGGATGTAACTATGGACCGCCATACGAGTGGCAGGTGTACAA CACTCTTGGTGGCAGTCACGGAGTACCACATGTACACTACAAGGGCAGACAGGGTGACTATTATGTCATG GTTATGGATATGCTAGGTCCAAGCTTGTGGGATGTTTGGAATAATAACTCTCATAC AATGTCCATTGAAATGGTTGCATGTATTGCCATTGAAGCAATATCCATTTTGGAGAAGATGCACTCTCGAgg aTATGTGCACGGGGATGTAAAGCCTGAAAATTTTCTGCTTGGTCCTCCTGGAACTCCTGATGAGAAGAGGCTGTTCCTAGTTGATCTTGGATTAG CTACTAGATGGAGAGATAATGGAACTGGCATGCATGTTGAATATGACCAGAGACCAGATGTTTTCAG GGGAACGGTGCGTTACGCTAGTGTTCATGCTCATTTAGGGAGAACTGGTAGCAGGAGAGATGATCTAGAATCTCTTGCTTATACACTTGTTTTCCTTCTTCGAGGTCGTTTGCCTTGGCAAGGGTACCAG GGAGAAAATAAAGGTTTCCTTGTTTGCAAGAAGAAGATGGCAACATCTCCAGAAACCATGTGTTGCTTCTGTCCACTACCGTTCAGACAGTTTGTTGAACATGTGGTGAACTTGAGGTTTGATGAAGAACCCAATTATGCAAAATATATTTCGCTTTTTGATGGAATTATCTGTCCAAATCTAGATATCAGACCTATAAACACAGAGGGTGCACAGAAG CTTATTGGTCATAAGAGAGCTCGATTGGcagtggaggaggaagaagatgatggacAACCGAAGAAGAAAGTTCGCTTAGGAATGCCAGCAACGCAATGGATTAGTGTTTACAATGCCCGTCGACCAATGAAACAAAG GTATCACTATAATGTGGCAGATGCAAGGCTTTCCCAGCAcattgaaaaaggaaatgagGATGGATTATTTATCAGCAGTGTAGCTTCATGCCAGAACCTGTGGGCATTAATTATGGATGCTGGTACTGGTTTCACTTCACAAGTTTATGAACTCTCACCTTATTTTCTTCACAAG GAATGGATAATGGAGCAGTGGGAAAAGAACTATTATATCAGCGCAATAGCTGGAGCAACAAATGGGAGCTCCTTAGTAATAATGTCCAAGG GCACGCAGTATTTGCAGCAATCTTACAAAGTTAGTGATTCATTTCCTTATAAATGGATAAACAAAAAGTGGAGGGAGGGCTTCTATGTTACTGCAATGGCCACTGCTGGGATCAGATGGGGAGTTGTGATGTCTCGTGGTGCTGGATTTTCTGACCAG GTTGTGGAGCTAGACTTTCTTTATCCTAGTGAAGGTATTCATCGGAGATGGGATTATGGATATCGAATCACAGCAACTGCAGCAACTTGGGACCAGGCTGCTTTTGTTCTTAGTGTTCCAAGGAGGAAGCCTGCAGATGAAACACAGGAGACACTCCGAACATCAGCTTTTCCTAGTTCACATGTAAAG GAGAAGTGGGGGAAGAATCTTTATATTGCATCGGTTTGTTATGGAAGAACTGTTTCGTGA